The genome window TGTAAATGTGCTTGTCGTATTTCCGCTGGTTGCGACGATTCTTTTTGGGCGGAATAACAGGCTTGGCATTCTGTCCGATAATGAGACTTATGAAGCTGTTGCAGTCATAAGCCTTGTCGGCGGCTACAAATTCAGCCTGAAGTCCCTGAATTAACTCTGGGGCCGGAACGCTGTCATGTACCT of Desulfovibrio inopinatus DSM 10711 contains these proteins:
- a CDS encoding transposase, whose translation is VHDSVPAPELIQGLQAEFVAADKAYDCNSFISLIIGQNAKPVIPPKKNRRNQRKYDKHIYKERHLVECFFCKLKEFRRIATRYEKLQMTFLAMVTIASCLIWLR